The window GCTTCCGTAATTCCGCGGCTTCACGCGCCTGCCGCTCGGCCTTGAGGCGGTGGAAGTTATTGTAGAACGCCTTCTCGTGGGCGAGGTGCTCCTTCATCGCCTGCGACGCGTCCTGCTGACGCTGCTCGTTACGAACCTTGCGCTGCTGGGGAGTAAGATTCATACGACCTCCGACTAAGTTCTTGAATCAACGCTGGATTCAACGCACGAGGCTGGAAAAGGTTGCACCCCGGAAGGAGCTGGATCTATTTACGCAGGCTCGCCCAGACGCCGCCGAGGATCAGCAAGCCGCCAACCAGATGGATCAGCTTCGGCGGCTCGCCGAGAATGATCCAGGACAGCAGTGCGCTTGCGATCGGCGCGACGTAGAGCACGAGCGACGTCCGTACCGAGCCGAACCTTGCGCCGAGCCAGGCGAAGCCGGCATAGGCGATCAGGCCCGGGACGAGGCCGGCGAACACATAGGCCTCGAACGCCCGGGCGTTGAAGACCGCAGCCGGCGTCGTCCACATTTCCTGGAGCGCGGGCGGCAGCGAGCACAGCGCGCCGGCCGTCGAGAACAGGCTGACCCGCGCCAGCAGCGAGGCGTGCGGCGCGACGCGCGATTGCACCAGCGTGTAGCCGGACCAGCCGAGCATCGCGCACACCACCAGGAGATCGCCCCAGGCCGCGCTCGATTGCGTCAGCGTTTCCAGACGGCCGCCAGAGACGATCAAAAGCGCACCGGCGAGCGCCAGCACC of the Bradyrhizobium quebecense genome contains:
- a CDS encoding DMT family transporter encodes the protein MDAELPKGQVGRPAPGWEDAVALTGFILVAVGQASNQVLARGLAGSVPPFSLAFFRWSIIAIGLAPFAIAAIRDGKIPLAQNFWPILAAGFLGMFLCGGPVYIAGITTTAIHIALIFALSPIMVLLISAALGIEHIGPLQWLGTVLALAGALLIVSGGRLETLTQSSAAWGDLLVVCAMLGWSGYTLVQSRVAPHASLLARVSLFSTAGALCSLPPALQEMWTTPAAVFNARAFEAYVFAGLVPGLIAYAGFAWLGARFGSVRTSLVLYVAPIASALLSWIILGEPPKLIHLVGGLLILGGVWASLRK